A stretch of the Planctomycetota bacterium genome encodes the following:
- a CDS encoding glycosyltransferase family 2 protein produces the protein MILVVAMGLAVLLSVGALALTLANLRLYCPSPADATSPESDSDAPLVSVCVPARNEEANIEACVRSLLAGDVERIEVLVYDDQSDDDTPRILERLAAEDHRVRPLAAVPLPEGWNGKQHACWRCAAEARGSMLLFTDADVRFEPDCIRRALAAWRALDDAKGPGGREPEAPLGLVSTFPRQITASLGEALLVPMIFFVLFAYLPMFRMRGTTDPAASAACGQFLLVSRGCYDALGGHTAFKDTMHDGVMMPRAARRAGYRTDLFDGTDLASVRMYAGWTATWRGFAKNAFEGLGSLGLLVALTVMHLLGHALPWLVGLAGVIRGQWADPSPGLVLAGVAIALQVLQRLLLAARFRLPLATAVLHPLGVLAMTAVQWDSLRRHATGTRSWRGRVAGA, from the coding sequence ATGATCCTCGTGGTAGCCATGGGCCTCGCGGTGCTGCTGAGCGTGGGCGCGCTAGCGCTGACGTTGGCCAACCTGCGGCTGTATTGCCCCTCGCCGGCGGACGCGACGTCCCCCGAATCCGACAGCGACGCTCCCTTGGTGAGCGTGTGCGTGCCCGCCCGGAACGAGGAGGCCAACATCGAGGCCTGCGTCCGCTCGCTGCTGGCGGGCGACGTCGAGCGGATCGAGGTGCTGGTCTACGACGACCAGAGCGACGACGACACGCCGCGCATCCTGGAACGGCTGGCCGCCGAGGATCACCGCGTGCGGCCGCTGGCGGCCGTGCCGCTCCCCGAGGGCTGGAACGGCAAGCAGCACGCGTGCTGGCGGTGTGCCGCCGAGGCGCGCGGCTCGATGCTGCTGTTCACCGATGCCGACGTCCGCTTCGAGCCGGATTGCATCCGCCGCGCGCTGGCCGCGTGGCGAGCGCTCGACGACGCGAAGGGCCCCGGCGGCCGCGAGCCCGAGGCGCCGCTCGGGCTGGTGTCGACCTTCCCCCGGCAGATCACCGCGAGCCTGGGAGAAGCGCTGCTCGTGCCCATGATCTTCTTCGTGCTGTTTGCCTACCTCCCGATGTTCCGCATGCGGGGCACGACCGACCCCGCGGCGTCGGCGGCGTGCGGCCAGTTCCTGCTGGTCTCGCGGGGCTGCTACGACGCCCTCGGCGGGCACACGGCCTTCAAGGACACCATGCACGACGGCGTCATGATGCCCCGGGCGGCGCGACGCGCTGGCTACCGAACGGATCTCTTCGACGGCACGGACCTGGCCAGCGTCCGCATGTACGCGGGCTGGACGGCCACCTGGCGCGGATTCGCCAAGAACGCCTTCGAGGGGCTCGGCTCGCTCGGCCTGCTTGTCGCGCTCACCGTCATGCACCTCCTGGGCCATGCGCTGCCATGGCTCGTCGGGCTGGCGGGCGTGATCCGGGGCCAGTGGGCCGATCCATCCCCGGGCCTCGTGCTCGCCGGCGTGGCGATCGCGTTGCAGGTGCTCCAGCGGCTGCTGCTCGCCGCCCGCTTCCGCCTGCCGCTGGCGACGGCGGTGCTCCATCCACTCGGCGTGCTGGCGATGACCGCCGTCCAGTGGGACAGCTTGCGGCGGCACGCCACGGGCACGCGATCCTGGCGGGGGCGGGTCGCCGGCGCCTGA
- a CDS encoding lysophospholipid acyltransferase family protein, with translation MNVPPTIVPHQRREWMCRLFRWYTRRLIRKSFNAMRIDRAGADVLRNLDTHDGPTMVLLTHSSWWDPIISVVLVDRFAPRRQVIAPMDRAMLERFEFMRRLGLFGVDPDDPAAFRDMVRYAADECAQLPNPSFWLTPQGGFTDVREPIELRPGAAAIAARLGREGMPPRVACVAIELVFWGERTPELLTLARPCPAPMRPSTGEWQRAMTDALRAAAGDLAERSIARDASAFETIVGRGDAGMHPVYDLYLRAIGKEARVRDRRDAAEVAP, from the coding sequence GTGAACGTCCCGCCCACAATCGTCCCCCACCAGCGGCGCGAGTGGATGTGCCGGCTGTTCCGCTGGTACACGCGGAGGCTCATCCGCAAGTCCTTCAACGCGATGCGGATCGACCGCGCCGGCGCCGACGTGCTGCGCAACCTCGATACCCACGACGGCCCCACGATGGTGCTGCTCACCCACTCCAGCTGGTGGGACCCGATCATCTCCGTCGTGCTCGTCGATCGCTTCGCCCCGCGGCGGCAGGTCATCGCGCCGATGGACCGCGCCATGCTCGAACGCTTCGAGTTCATGCGGCGGCTGGGGCTCTTTGGCGTGGATCCCGACGACCCGGCGGCCTTCCGCGACATGGTCCGCTATGCCGCCGACGAGTGCGCACAGCTGCCCAACCCGTCGTTCTGGCTCACGCCGCAGGGCGGCTTCACCGATGTTCGCGAGCCGATCGAGCTGCGGCCGGGGGCGGCGGCGATCGCCGCGCGGCTCGGGCGAGAGGGCATGCCGCCGCGGGTGGCCTGCGTCGCGATCGAGCTGGTGTTCTGGGGGGAACGAACGCCCGAGTTGCTCACGCTCGCGAGGCCGTGCCCCGCACCGATGCGGCCGTCTACCGGCGAGTGGCAACGGGCCATGACCGATGCGCTGCGCGCGGCCGCCGGCGATCTGGCCGAACGCTCCATCGCCCGCGATGCGTCGGCCTTCGAGACTATCGTCGGCCGCGGCGACGCGGGCATGCACCCCGTGTACGACCTCTACCTCCGCGCCATCGGCAAGGAGGCCCGCGTCCGGGACCGCCGCGACGCCGCCGAGGTGGCACCATGA
- the crtI gene encoding phytoene desaturase family protein produces MISASETSNGTSRDNARGGGHGRGLDRDGVVVVGGGLAGLAAAVEIARTGVRVVVVDPNPHVGGKMNVLEADGFKFDMGPTIITLPQVLKGIIERTGRDPADYIDLIDLDPQWRCFFDDGVTINLRRDPRVFARELDAQFPDVRPGDGFLRFYEFSRKMYRLSEKVFFYKDLGGIGDLLRKPPTDPGVGMDALGMRLHSTVGATIEKMIPEPHVRQVCEHFLQYVGSSPFLAPAVLSLIASAQLDHGCWYPMGGTRQVARSLERIAEELGVERVAGRRVSEILVEGDRTVGVRLDDGREIAADAVVSNCDVQRTNRDLLKGVPGASGELGRVGGSYQPACSGLVLYLGLRRQYEHLAHHNFLFSRDSRNEFADIYERGVPARDPTLYIAAPSRTDADQAPEGGEALYILIHTAALRDEHRWLERDGSPGPTLTEYRPVVLDKLKQHGMEDIEEHIAVERYLTPPQIDRMYNAEGGAIYGLASHGRLKGGFKPRNRSRVAKGLYLAGGSVNPGPGVPMVLMSGVTAAWAALEDAGIDHAAKEKTARAAEPAA; encoded by the coding sequence GTGATCTCAGCGAGCGAAACGAGCAACGGAACCAGCCGCGACAATGCCCGCGGCGGCGGCCATGGACGGGGCCTGGATCGCGACGGAGTAGTGGTCGTCGGCGGCGGATTGGCCGGGCTTGCGGCGGCGGTCGAGATCGCCCGCACCGGCGTCCGCGTCGTCGTCGTCGATCCCAACCCCCACGTCGGCGGCAAGATGAACGTGCTCGAGGCCGACGGCTTCAAGTTCGATATGGGCCCCACGATCATCACGCTGCCCCAGGTGCTCAAGGGCATCATCGAGCGGACCGGGCGCGATCCGGCCGACTACATCGACCTGATCGACCTCGACCCGCAGTGGCGGTGCTTCTTCGACGACGGCGTCACGATCAACCTGCGGCGCGACCCGAGGGTGTTCGCGCGCGAGCTGGACGCACAGTTCCCCGACGTCCGACCGGGCGATGGATTCCTGCGATTCTACGAGTTCAGCCGCAAGATGTACCGCCTGAGCGAGAAGGTCTTCTTCTACAAGGACCTCGGCGGCATCGGCGACCTGCTCCGCAAGCCCCCCACCGACCCCGGCGTGGGCATGGACGCGCTGGGCATGCGGCTGCACTCCACCGTCGGCGCAACGATCGAGAAGATGATCCCCGAGCCGCACGTGCGGCAGGTGTGCGAGCACTTCCTGCAGTACGTCGGATCGAGCCCGTTCCTAGCGCCCGCGGTGCTGAGCCTCATCGCCTCGGCCCAGCTCGACCACGGCTGCTGGTACCCCATGGGCGGCACGCGGCAGGTCGCCCGCTCGCTGGAGCGGATTGCGGAGGAGCTGGGCGTCGAGCGCGTCGCGGGCCGCCGCGTGAGCGAGATCCTGGTCGAGGGCGACCGTACCGTCGGCGTACGGCTCGACGACGGCCGCGAGATCGCCGCCGACGCGGTGGTCTCCAACTGCGACGTGCAGCGGACGAACCGCGACCTGCTGAAGGGCGTGCCCGGCGCGTCGGGCGAACTCGGACGCGTGGGCGGCTCGTACCAGCCGGCGTGCAGCGGACTGGTGCTGTACCTCGGGCTGCGTCGGCAGTACGAGCACCTGGCCCACCACAACTTCTTGTTCTCCCGCGATAGCCGCAACGAATTCGCGGACATCTACGAGCGGGGCGTGCCGGCCCGGGACCCGACGCTGTACATCGCCGCGCCCTCTCGGACCGACGCCGACCAGGCCCCCGAGGGCGGCGAGGCCCTCTACATCCTCATCCATACGGCCGCCCTCCGCGACGAACATCGCTGGCTGGAGCGGGACGGCTCGCCGGGCCCGACGCTCACCGAGTACCGCCCCGTCGTGCTCGACAAGCTCAAGCAGCATGGCATGGAGGACATCGAGGAGCACATCGCCGTCGAGCGGTACCTCACGCCGCCGCAGATCGACCGCATGTACAACGCCGAGGGCGGCGCGATCTACGGGCTGGCGTCGCATGGCCGGCTGAAGGGGGGCTTCAAGCCCCGCAACCGCTCCCGCGTGGCGAAGGGGCTGTATCTCGCCGGCGGCAGCGTCAACCCCGGGCCCGGCGTTCCCATGGTGCTGATGAGCGGCGTCACCGCGGCGTGGGCGGCGCTCGAGGATGCGGGCATCGATCACGCCGCGAAGGAGAAGACGGCCCGCGCCGCCGAGCCGGCGGCCTAG
- a CDS encoding TolC family protein, translating into MSCPLLLDARARGRRLALLVTPVAALAWLPACGGLGGYDRRVEDRINRRIDALTLDQSMLLGTDAAPAERRYRTEGVSKLDRDLQLDKSPPTNNPDAEQLRYVQAEAARLEAASVEGRLQQFFGEALGIDTGLVGYGYDEGVEGEERPDLDIPSDVMRLDLPTALRQAQITGRDFLFAQEDYLLAAIALLSERHLWSPRFFNDTMATFSGGADDGQLDGVIDLMNELRVTQLLPNGGDIAASWIVSATEQLRNEVSGQYVQSSELVLDANIPLFRGAGSVAREDLIQAERDLVYAARDFERFRREFLVTVASTYFSLLQDASAIRNLSEQLRNLRRTLERQQARQEAGEIALFELNITRSSVLAANNSLQGTLESFILSLDSFKILLGLDPRTPVVLAPLELELNDPVATPTEAAAAALLYRLDLQTERDEVLDARRAVYNARNEVLPDFDFFGQASLPTDPDVREGGLAFDPDDFGYSAGFRFSLPLDRRIERLAVRSSQIALEREIRDFEEFRDSIVVASRSALRSIEVARFQLILAERQVEINELRFEEQLIKEDEVTPQELVDTQAELLDARNARTAAEADLRNAILAYLLTTGQLRVGRDGNLLPLPGMDLTPPQGVAP; encoded by the coding sequence ATGTCTTGCCCGCTCCTCCTCGATGCCCGGGCCCGCGGCCGACGCCTCGCGCTCCTGGTGACCCCGGTCGCTGCGCTGGCCTGGCTGCCCGCGTGTGGCGGACTGGGCGGCTACGACCGCCGCGTCGAGGATCGCATCAATCGACGCATCGATGCGCTCACGCTCGATCAATCGATGCTGCTCGGCACCGATGCGGCGCCCGCCGAGCGCCGCTACCGGACCGAGGGCGTCTCGAAGCTGGACCGCGATCTCCAGCTGGACAAGTCGCCCCCGACGAACAACCCCGACGCCGAGCAGCTCCGCTACGTGCAGGCCGAGGCCGCTCGCCTCGAGGCCGCATCGGTCGAGGGCCGCCTGCAGCAGTTCTTCGGCGAGGCCCTGGGCATCGACACCGGCCTGGTGGGCTACGGCTACGACGAGGGCGTGGAGGGAGAAGAACGCCCGGACCTCGACATCCCGAGCGACGTGATGCGGCTGGACCTGCCGACGGCGCTCCGGCAGGCGCAGATCACGGGTCGCGACTTCCTGTTCGCCCAGGAGGACTACCTGCTCGCGGCGATCGCGCTGCTGTCCGAGCGGCACCTGTGGTCGCCCCGCTTCTTCAATGACACGATGGCGACCTTCAGCGGCGGGGCCGACGACGGCCAGCTGGATGGCGTCATCGACCTCATGAACGAGCTCCGCGTGACGCAGCTGCTGCCCAACGGTGGCGACATCGCCGCGAGCTGGATCGTGAGCGCCACCGAGCAGCTCCGCAACGAGGTGAGCGGGCAGTACGTGCAGTCCTCGGAGCTGGTGCTGGATGCGAACATCCCGCTGTTCCGCGGCGCCGGCTCCGTCGCCCGCGAGGACCTCATCCAGGCCGAACGCGACCTGGTCTACGCCGCCCGGGACTTCGAACGCTTCCGGCGGGAGTTCCTCGTCACCGTTGCGTCGACCTACTTCTCGCTGCTGCAGGACGCGTCGGCAATCCGCAACCTCTCCGAGCAGCTGCGGAACCTGCGTCGGACGCTCGAGCGGCAGCAGGCGCGGCAGGAGGCCGGCGAGATCGCGCTCTTCGAGCTGAACATCACGCGAAGCAGCGTGCTGGCGGCCAACAATTCGCTGCAGGGCACGCTCGAGTCGTTCATCCTGTCGCTGGACAGCTTCAAGATCCTGCTCGGGCTCGATCCCCGCACGCCGGTGGTGCTAGCGCCGCTTGAGCTGGAGCTCAACGACCCGGTCGCAACGCCGACCGAGGCCGCCGCCGCCGCGCTGCTGTACCGCCTCGACCTGCAGACCGAGCGGGACGAGGTGCTCGATGCCCGCCGCGCGGTGTACAACGCTCGCAACGAGGTGCTGCCGGACTTCGATTTCTTCGGACAGGCCAGCCTCCCGACCGACCCCGACGTCCGCGAGGGCGGGCTCGCGTTCGACCCCGACGACTTCGGCTACTCCGCGGGCTTTCGATTCAGCCTGCCGCTGGATCGCCGCATCGAGCGGCTCGCCGTGCGTTCGAGCCAGATCGCCCTGGAGCGGGAGATCCGCGACTTCGAGGAATTCCGCGACAGCATCGTCGTGGCGTCCCGGTCGGCCCTGCGGAGCATCGAGGTCGCCCGCTTCCAGCTCATCCTGGCCGAGCGGCAGGTCGAGATCAACGAGCTGCGCTTCGAGGAGCAACTCATCAAGGAGGACGAGGTCACGCCCCAGGAGCTGGTCGACACCCAGGCCGAGCTGCTAGATGCCCGCAACGCACGCACGGCCGCCGAGGCCGACCTCCGCAACGCCATCTTGGCCTACCTGCTGACGACCGGGCAGCTCCGCGTCGGCCGGGATGGGAACCTCCTCCCGCTGCCGGGAATGGACCTGACCCCGCCGCAGGGGGTCGCGCCCTAG